In a genomic window of Bacillus kexueae:
- the serS gene encoding serine--tRNA ligase: MLDIKHLRANFAEVKEKLAHRGEDLTDFDKFEELDLKRRELIAKAEELKSKRNDVSAEIAKLKREKQDADHLILEMRQVGEKIKALDEELREVEAELEVILLSIPNIPHESVPVGESEDDNVEIRTWGETPAFTFEPKPHWEIADELGILDFERAGKVTGSRFVFYKGIGARLERALINFMLDLHIEEHGYEEVMPPYIVNRTSMTGTGQLPKFEEDAFKIQGEDYFLIPTAEVPVTNLHRDEILQSDQLPINYVAYSACFRSEAGSAGRDTRGLIRQHQFNKVELVKFVKPEDSYEELEKLTGHAEKVLQLLGLPYRVLSMCTADLGFTAAKKYDIEVWLPSYDTYREISSCSNFEAFQARRANIRFRRDAKGKPEPVHTLNGSGLAIGRTVAAILENYQQEDGSVIIPEVLRPYMGNKEVLR; the protein is encoded by the coding sequence ATGTTAGATATTAAACATTTACGTGCAAACTTTGCTGAAGTAAAAGAAAAGTTAGCGCATCGCGGTGAAGACTTAACTGATTTTGACAAGTTTGAAGAGCTTGATTTAAAACGCCGTGAACTAATTGCAAAAGCTGAAGAGTTAAAAAGTAAACGAAATGATGTATCAGCTGAGATCGCCAAGTTAAAACGTGAGAAACAAGATGCGGATCATTTAATTTTGGAAATGCGTCAAGTGGGCGAGAAAATTAAAGCACTTGATGAAGAGCTTCGTGAAGTAGAAGCTGAATTAGAAGTGATTTTATTATCCATTCCAAATATTCCACATGAGAGCGTTCCAGTTGGTGAATCTGAGGACGATAATGTAGAGATTAGAACGTGGGGAGAGACTCCAGCGTTTACTTTTGAACCAAAACCTCATTGGGAAATTGCAGATGAATTAGGAATTTTAGATTTTGAACGTGCAGGAAAAGTAACAGGAAGTCGTTTTGTATTTTATAAAGGAATTGGAGCAAGATTAGAACGTGCTTTAATTAACTTCATGTTAGATCTGCATATTGAAGAACATGGATATGAAGAAGTAATGCCTCCATACATTGTGAATCGTACGAGTATGACAGGTACTGGTCAGTTACCGAAGTTTGAAGAAGATGCATTCAAAATTCAAGGAGAAGACTACTTCTTAATTCCAACTGCGGAGGTTCCAGTAACCAATCTTCATCGTGATGAAATTTTACAATCAGACCAGTTACCAATCAACTACGTTGCCTATAGCGCATGCTTCCGTTCTGAGGCGGGTTCTGCTGGTCGTGATACGAGAGGGCTCATCCGTCAGCATCAATTTAACAAAGTAGAGCTTGTGAAATTTGTTAAACCTGAGGATTCTTATGAAGAACTTGAAAAACTAACTGGGCATGCTGAGAAGGTATTACAACTATTAGGACTACCTTACCGAGTTTTAAGTATGTGTACAGCTGATTTAGGATTTACAGCTGCGAAAAAATACGATATTGAAGTGTGGTTACCAAGTTACGATACGTATCGTGAAATATCTTCTTGTAGTAATTTTGAGGCTTTCCAAGCACGTCGTGCAAATATCCGATTCCGTCGTGACGCTAAAGGAAAGCCAGAGCCAGTTCATACATTAAATGGATCTGGTTTAGCGATTGGACGTACAGTAGCGGCTATTTTAGAGAACTATCAACAGGAAGACGGTAGTGTCATCATTCCAGAAGTGTTACGTCCATATATGGGAAACAAAGAAGTATTACGATAA